A genomic region of Lachnoclostridium edouardi contains the following coding sequences:
- the rpmA gene encoding 50S ribosomal protein L27 yields MLKMNLQLFAHKKGVGSTKNGRDSESKRLGAKRADGQFVLAGNILYRQRGTKIHPGLNVGRGGDDTLFATVDGVVRFERKGRDKKQVSVYPKTINE; encoded by the coding sequence ATGTTAAAAATGAACCTTCAGTTATTCGCTCATAAAAAAGGTGTTGGATCTACTAAGAACGGTAGAGATTCCGAGTCTAAGAGATTAGGTGCGAAGAGAGCAGATGGACAGTTCGTACTGGCTGGAAATATTCTTTACAGACAGCGCGGAACTAAGATTCATCCAGGTCTGAACGTTGGAAGAGGCGGCGATGATACATTATTCGCAACTGTAGACGGCGTTGTAAGATTTGAAAGAAAGGGCAGAGACAAAAAACAGGTTTCTGTATACCCAAAAACAATCAACGAATAA
- a CDS encoding HipA domain-containing protein, with the protein MHYYLMNKNAVIAKFQITEGLLGESLSDIEKTGDNQLPMGFRSISEWIENRKASKHNRSLHQLMEQCGCRTAGGFIKVTHAASINDTFWIKTEQEQVKWEDVSLYRNKYDEVISKLAFEGISLYGIQLSSTSPELSTEGSFRKCWKREADGIFLYKAGSDGARNSGLEPYSEILASEIAGKICNTPVQYQLAHIHGQLASKCRLFTDETYGYVPYSRLGQPMDADAMLRFYHKIGSEDEFRRMLVLDALTFNVDRHAGNHGVLVDNETQDIIRMAPVFDLNMAMLPYLEQADFSHLGLKLKECGPRIGNDFTAIGQAALTPQIRSALVSLKGYEFSFRGDERFPKERVKQLESIMERQLDALLSKEKLQTKDVFVPEIQEEKIQAAGAAGKVAEEQEARAEKLKYILHKAECTEQILIYEDETGIQLVAHPKENPEIAVIVDLNDSSITMEKDGIPMSSGDFVCANGYVRTCYDEVCRAVKCMDMAEMSLETHESYDIER; encoded by the coding sequence ATGCATTACTATTTGATGAATAAAAATGCCGTAATTGCGAAGTTTCAAATTACAGAAGGACTCCTGGGAGAATCGCTGTCTGATATAGAAAAAACAGGAGACAATCAGCTGCCGATGGGATTCCGCTCGATCAGCGAATGGATAGAAAATCGCAAAGCCTCCAAGCATAACCGTTCTCTTCATCAATTGATGGAACAATGTGGCTGCCGCACAGCGGGAGGGTTTATAAAAGTAACCCATGCCGCTTCTATAAATGACACTTTCTGGATAAAAACAGAGCAAGAGCAGGTCAAATGGGAAGATGTTTCCCTTTATCGAAATAAATATGATGAGGTTATATCAAAACTTGCTTTTGAGGGAATCAGTCTGTATGGGATTCAACTGTCGAGCACATCTCCGGAACTGTCCACGGAAGGCAGCTTTAGGAAATGCTGGAAGCGGGAAGCGGATGGAATCTTTCTCTATAAAGCGGGAAGTGATGGGGCGAGAAACTCCGGATTGGAGCCGTATTCTGAGATTTTAGCATCTGAAATTGCTGGAAAAATCTGCAATACCCCGGTACAATACCAATTAGCCCATATCCACGGTCAGCTGGCATCAAAATGCCGGCTTTTTACAGATGAAACATACGGATATGTACCATATAGCCGGTTAGGGCAGCCGATGGATGCAGATGCAATGCTGCGCTTCTATCACAAAATTGGTTCAGAAGATGAGTTCCGCCGTATGCTCGTTTTGGATGCACTCACGTTTAATGTGGATCGACATGCAGGAAACCATGGCGTCCTGGTTGATAATGAAACTCAGGATATCATCCGTATGGCTCCAGTCTTTGATTTGAATATGGCGATGCTGCCGTATCTGGAGCAGGCGGATTTTTCGCATTTAGGATTGAAACTGAAAGAATGCGGACCGAGAATCGGAAATGATTTTACAGCAATCGGACAGGCAGCGCTCACTCCGCAGATAAGGTCGGCTCTGGTTTCCTTAAAGGGATATGAATTCTCATTCCGTGGAGATGAGCGATTCCCAAAAGAGCGGGTAAAGCAGTTGGAGTCTATCATGGAAAGGCAATTAGATGCCTTGTTAAGCAAAGAAAAACTTCAGACAAAAGACGTCTTTGTTCCTGAAATTCAAGAAGAGAAAATACAGGCAGCCGGCGCCGCCGGGAAAGTCGCAGAAGAACAGGAAGCAAGGGCTGAAAAGTTAAAATATATTCTGCACAAAGCGGAATGCACGGAACAAATTCTCATTTATGAGGACGAGACTGGCATTCAGCTAGTTGCGCATCCGAAAGAAAATCCGGAAATTGCCGTCATCGTCGATCTGAATGACAGTTCCATCACCATGGAAAAGGACGGAATTCCCATGTCATCAGGCGATTTTGTTTGTGCAAACGGATATGTGCGAACATGCTACGATGAGGTTTGTCGAGCAGTCAAATGTATGGATATGGCTGAAATGTCTCTTGAAACACATGAATCATATGATATTGAGAGATAA
- the obgE gene encoding GTPase ObgE: MFADRAKIFIKSGKGGDGHVSFRRELYVPAGGPDGGNGGNGGNIIFEIDDGLNTLTDFRHVRKYIAKDGEQGGKKRCSGASADDLIIKVPEGTVIKEFESGKVIADMSGDNRREIILQGGRGGLGNMNYATSTMQAPKYAQPGQPGQELWVQLELKVIADVGLVGFPNVGKSTLLSRVSNARPKVANYHFTTLNPHLGVVDLDGGGFVMADIPGLIEGASQGVGLGFDFLRHIERTKVLVHVVDAASTEGRDPVEDIKAINAELENYNPQLLERPQIIAANKIDSIYQAEGEENPIERLKKIFEPEGIPVYPISGVTGQGIKELLYAVHGKLQTVDQAPVIFEKEFDTAALRNMESLPYTVERTEDNIFVVEGPRIEKMLGYTNLESEKGFVFFQNFLKENGILEELEKAGIGEGDTVRMYGLEFDYYK; the protein is encoded by the coding sequence ATGTTTGCTGACAGAGCAAAGATATTTATTAAGTCAGGAAAAGGCGGCGACGGCCACGTAAGCTTTCGGAGAGAATTATATGTTCCTGCCGGCGGACCAGACGGCGGAAACGGCGGAAACGGCGGAAATATTATATTTGAAATTGACGATGGACTTAACACATTGACGGATTTCCGTCATGTTCGTAAATATATTGCAAAGGACGGGGAACAGGGAGGAAAGAAACGCTGTTCTGGCGCCAGTGCAGACGATTTGATTATCAAGGTTCCTGAGGGAACAGTAATAAAGGAATTTGAGTCGGGCAAGGTAATTGCCGATATGTCCGGTGACAATAGAAGAGAAATTATTTTGCAGGGAGGTCGTGGAGGTCTGGGCAACATGAACTATGCTACCTCTACGATGCAGGCTCCTAAATACGCTCAGCCAGGCCAGCCAGGTCAGGAATTGTGGGTACAGCTGGAATTAAAGGTGATTGCAGACGTGGGACTGGTAGGCTTTCCTAATGTAGGAAAATCCACATTGCTGTCCAGAGTCAGCAATGCCCGCCCGAAAGTAGCCAATTACCATTTTACAACATTGAATCCTCATTTGGGTGTAGTAGACTTAGACGGAGGCGGCTTTGTTATGGCTGATATCCCCGGATTAATTGAGGGAGCTTCCCAGGGAGTTGGCTTAGGCTTTGATTTTCTCAGGCATATAGAGAGGACAAAGGTATTGGTTCATGTAGTAGATGCAGCTTCTACAGAGGGAAGAGATCCTGTAGAGGATATTAAAGCAATTAACGCAGAGCTGGAAAACTATAATCCTCAGCTGTTAGAGAGGCCGCAGATTATTGCTGCAAACAAAATAGATTCTATTTATCAGGCAGAGGGAGAGGAAAATCCCATTGAACGCCTGAAAAAGATATTTGAGCCAGAGGGAATCCCGGTATATCCTATCTCCGGAGTAACAGGTCAGGGAATTAAAGAGTTATTATATGCTGTTCATGGAAAGCTTCAGACTGTTGATCAGGCACCTGTTATTTTTGAAAAGGAATTTGATACGGCGGCCCTCAGAAATATGGAATCTCTGCCATATACAGTGGAGCGAACAGAGGATAATATTTTTGTTGTGGAGGGTCCAAGAATTGAAAAAATGCTTGGCTATACTAATTTAGAGTCAGAAAAGGGCTTTGTATTTTTCCAGAATTTCCTGAAAGAAAACGGCATATTAGAAGAATTGGAAAAAGCAGGTATTGGAGAGGGAGATACTGTCCGGATGTATGGATTAGAATTTGACTATTATAAATAA
- a CDS encoding TIGR03960 family B12-binding radical SAM protein has translation MRKLALSDEILLSVQQPARYIGGEVNMINKDPKKVDIRFAMCFPDVYEIGMSHLGMQILYDMFNRREDTYCERVFSPWTDLDQIMRKKQIPLFALESQDSVKDFDFLGITIQYEMCYTNILQVLDLAGIPLHAEDRTKEDPIVIGGGPCTYNPEPLAPFFDMFYIGEGETVYGDLLECYKSCKHEGRTRKEFLELAAEIPGIYVPSLYAVTYKEDGTIESFVPENIHAKPVITKELVVNMDEATYVEKPLVPFIKVTQDRVVLEIMRGCIRGCRFCQAGCVYRPLRERSLEYLKDYAWKMLKSTGHEEISLSSLSSSDYTQLEGIIQFLMEEFKGKGVNISLPSLRIDAFSLDVMSKVQDVKKSSLTFAPEAGSQRLRDVINKGLTEEIILKGAAEAFHGGWNRVKLYFMLGLPTETEEDMEGIALLSEKVAETYYDEIPKQERQGKVQVVASSSFFVPKPFTPFQWARMCTKEEFLERAAIVRQKFREMKNFKSLKYNWHEADLTVLEGVLARGDRKVGQVIEEAYKNGALFDSWSEYFHNEIWLKAFETCGLSIDFYTTRERSLDEVFPWDFIDAGVSKEFLVKEWKQALGETVTPNCRQKCSACGAMKFKGGVCFENKN, from the coding sequence ATGAGAAAATTAGCATTAAGCGATGAAATACTGCTTTCTGTTCAGCAGCCGGCCCGCTACATCGGCGGAGAAGTAAATATGATAAATAAAGATCCAAAAAAGGTAGACATCCGCTTTGCCATGTGTTTTCCCGACGTTTATGAAATCGGCATGTCTCATTTGGGAATGCAGATACTTTACGATATGTTCAACAGAAGAGAAGACACATATTGTGAACGTGTATTTTCGCCGTGGACAGACTTAGATCAAATTATGCGCAAGAAGCAAATACCTTTATTTGCTTTGGAAAGTCAGGATTCTGTAAAGGATTTTGATTTCCTGGGAATCACGATTCAGTATGAAATGTGTTATACCAATATTCTTCAGGTATTAGATCTGGCAGGCATTCCTCTTCACGCTGAGGACAGAACAAAGGAGGACCCTATTGTAATAGGAGGAGGCCCCTGCACCTATAATCCAGAGCCGTTAGCTCCTTTTTTTGATATGTTTTATATTGGGGAGGGGGAAACTGTTTACGGGGACTTACTGGAGTGCTACAAAAGCTGTAAGCATGAGGGCAGAACCAGAAAGGAATTTTTGGAGCTGGCGGCAGAGATTCCCGGAATATATGTGCCCTCTCTTTATGCAGTTACTTACAAAGAGGATGGGACTATAGAAAGCTTTGTGCCTGAAAATATCCACGCAAAACCGGTTATTACAAAAGAGCTGGTAGTGAATATGGATGAGGCTACTTATGTGGAAAAGCCTTTAGTTCCTTTTATAAAGGTTACTCAGGACAGAGTAGTGCTGGAAATTATGAGGGGATGTATCAGAGGCTGCCGTTTTTGTCAGGCAGGCTGTGTTTACAGGCCTTTGAGAGAAAGAAGCCTGGAATATTTAAAGGATTATGCCTGGAAAATGTTAAAAAGCACAGGCCATGAAGAGATTTCTTTAAGCTCTTTAAGCTCCAGCGATTATACTCAGCTGGAGGGGATTATACAATTTTTAATGGAGGAATTTAAGGGAAAGGGGGTAAATATTTCCCTGCCTTCATTGAGAATAGACGCGTTTTCCTTAGACGTAATGAGCAAGGTGCAAGATGTGAAAAAAAGCAGCTTAACATTTGCTCCTGAGGCTGGTTCCCAACGATTGAGAGATGTTATTAATAAGGGATTAACTGAGGAAATTATATTAAAGGGAGCAGCTGAGGCCTTTCACGGCGGATGGAACAGAGTAAAACTGTATTTTATGCTGGGACTTCCTACAGAAACAGAAGAGGACATGGAGGGAATTGCCTTGCTGTCTGAAAAGGTGGCTGAAACGTATTATGATGAAATTCCAAAACAGGAAAGACAGGGTAAGGTGCAGGTAGTGGCCAGCTCATCCTTCTTTGTTCCCAAGCCTTTTACTCCATTTCAGTGGGCCAGAATGTGTACAAAAGAGGAGTTTCTAGAGAGGGCTGCCATTGTGCGCCAAAAATTCAGAGAAATGAAAAACTTTAAAAGCCTGAAATATAACTGGCATGAAGCTGACCTAACAGTTTTAGAAGGGGTTTTGGCAAGAGGAGACAGAAAAGTAGGACAGGTTATAGAAGAGGCTTATAAAAACGGTGCTTTATTTGATTCCTGGTCAGAGTATTTCCACAATGAAATCTGGTTAAAGGCCTTTGAAACATGCGGTTTGTCTATTGATTTTTATACTACCAGAGAGCGCTCCTTAGACGAAGTCTTCCCCTGGGATTTTATTGACGCCGGCGTTTCAAAAGAATTTCTTGTAAAAGAGTGGAAACAGGCCTTAGGAGAGACGGTTACTCCAAACTGCCGTCAAAAATGTTCTGCCTGCGGAGCAATGAAATTTAAAGGAGGTGTCTGCTTTGAAAATAAGAATTAA
- a CDS encoding alpha/beta hydrolase has translation MRGTVQSSVLGMDTGITIVGPGDFHFSYREQKKPYKIGIVLHGLYGNHGSWTDNTMLPVYGEKSNILFVMPEAGRSFYTDMAYGLDYFTYISEELPKLCRQLFHISDNRNDRIIIGGSMGGYGALKCALSKPDMFGVCLAFSSVCQFLKKDILENENKLLADQRILKDFQAAFGPELNYKKEDDLLWLADQIKKQQKKFPRIYTLCGTEDPYLQDNRQFAAEMSQRIPDFSYKEIEGKHDWQFFNKALEVSLSHIL, from the coding sequence TTGCGAGGTACAGTACAGTCGTCTGTATTGGGTATGGATACTGGAATTACAATTGTGGGGCCGGGGGATTTTCATTTTTCTTACAGAGAACAAAAGAAGCCGTACAAAATAGGGATTGTTCTGCATGGTCTTTATGGAAATCATGGAAGCTGGACTGACAATACTATGCTGCCTGTATATGGAGAAAAGTCTAATATTCTATTTGTTATGCCGGAAGCAGGAAGAAGCTTTTATACAGATATGGCTTATGGATTAGATTACTTTACATATATTTCAGAAGAACTGCCAAAACTTTGCAGACAGCTGTTTCATATTTCTGATAACAGAAATGACAGAATTATAATAGGCGGCTCTATGGGAGGATACGGGGCATTAAAATGTGCTCTTTCCAAACCTGATATGTTCGGAGTTTGCCTGGCATTTTCCTCAGTATGCCAATTCCTGAAAAAGGATATACTAGAAAATGAAAACAAACTTCTTGCTGATCAGAGAATTTTAAAAGATTTTCAGGCGGCTTTTGGTCCAGAATTAAATTATAAAAAAGAAGATGATCTTTTATGGCTGGCAGATCAAATTAAAAAACAACAGAAAAAATTTCCCAGAATTTATACGTTGTGCGGAACAGAAGATCCTTATTTACAGGACAATCGCCAGTTTGCCGCAGAAATGAGTCAACGGATTCCTGACTTTTCTTATAAAGAGATAGAGGGGAAGCATGATTGGCAGTTTTTTAATAAAGCGTTGGAAGTGTCCCTTTCTCATATATTATGA
- the rplU gene encoding 50S ribosomal protein L21 — protein sequence MYAIIATGGKQYKVSEGDIIRVEKLGVAAGETVTFDQVLAVNNDGLVVGCPTVEGATVVASVVKEGKAKKVVVYKYKRKTGYHKKNGHRQLFTQVKIDKINA from the coding sequence ATGTACGCAATTATTGCAACTGGCGGAAAGCAGTACAAAGTGTCTGAAGGCGATATCATTAGAGTAGAAAAGCTTGGTGTTGCAGCTGGAGAAACAGTTACATTTGACCAGGTACTTGCTGTAAACAACGATGGATTAGTAGTTGGCTGCCCAACTGTAGAAGGAGCAACAGTTGTAGCTTCTGTAGTAAAAGAAGGCAAAGCTAAAAAAGTAGTTGTTTACAAGTATAAGAGAAAAACTGGCTACCATAAGAAAAATGGTCACAGACAGCTCTTTACTCAGGTTAAGATTGACAAGATCAATGCTTAA
- the yqeK gene encoding bis(5'-nucleosyl)-tetraphosphatase (symmetrical) YqeK codes for MNEEIGFFRQKLQERLNPMRYEHSLSVSFTAMALAMRYGYDLDKAEMAGLLHDCAKRFGDSEIIQKCRKHKLNLEDDELKAPAVLHAKYGAWLAEHRYGITDPEILSAIRWHTTGKANMNVLDKIIYIADYIEPRRNKAGNLEEMRQLAFSDLDETMFQILQGTLIYLQSKGGSIDRMTKEAYEYYKNIREERKKA; via the coding sequence ATGAATGAGGAGATCGGTTTTTTTAGGCAAAAGCTTCAGGAGCGCTTAAATCCTATGCGATACGAGCATTCTTTAAGCGTGTCTTTTACTGCCATGGCATTGGCCATGCGCTATGGATATGACTTAGATAAGGCAGAGATGGCCGGATTGCTCCATGACTGTGCAAAACGTTTTGGGGATTCGGAAATAATACAAAAATGCAGAAAACATAAACTGAATTTAGAGGATGATGAATTAAAGGCGCCGGCTGTGCTTCACGCTAAATATGGGGCATGGCTGGCAGAACACCGATATGGTATTACAGATCCGGAAATTTTATCTGCAATCCGCTGGCATACTACAGGAAAGGCTAATATGAATGTTTTGGATAAGATTATTTATATTGCCGATTACATTGAGCCTAGAAGAAATAAAGCTGGTAATTTGGAAGAGATGCGTCAGCTTGCATTTTCTGATTTGGACGAAACTATGTTTCAGATTCTTCAGGGCACTTTAATCTATCTTCAGTCTAAAGGGGGAAGTATTGACCGAATGACAAAAGAGGCTTATGAATATTATAAAAATATAAGAGAAGAAAGGAAGAAGGCATAA
- a CDS encoding PadR family transcriptional regulator codes for MAREQYQSLTEQMYYILLSLLSPRCGSEITEKVLEISHERICLKPGTLYALLNTFEKDGIIQEVKREGRKKYYTLTSVGNHMLREEYNRLQLLVLEGSAYLS; via the coding sequence ATGGCCAGGGAACAATATCAGAGTTTGACAGAGCAAATGTATTATATACTTCTCTCACTTCTCTCCCCCAGATGCGGTTCAGAAATAACAGAAAAAGTGCTGGAAATTTCCCATGAGAGAATTTGTCTGAAGCCAGGAACCTTATATGCCCTTTTAAACACATTTGAAAAAGATGGTATTATTCAGGAAGTTAAAAGAGAAGGCAGAAAAAAGTATTATACTCTTACTTCTGTGGGAAACCATATGCTGAGGGAGGAATATAACCGTTTACAGCTTCTCGTTTTGGAGGGAAGCGCCTATTTATCATAA
- the nadD gene encoding nicotinate-nucleotide adenylyltransferase, which produces MSKIGIMGGTFDPIHNGHLLIGKQAYEEYNLDQVWFMPSGQPPHKTDHIVTEADIRCEMTQLAIQGYDYFVFSDFEVKRSGNSYTAQTLKLLKEIYPEHDFCFIIGADSLFEIESWYHPQEVMEQTVLLVAGRDYDGPHRTMKNQILYLKEKYNAKIYRLHSREIAVSSGELREIAAAGGSLKPYVPEQVFHYIKTHHLYEEASSHE; this is translated from the coding sequence ATGAGTAAAATTGGTATTATGGGAGGCACCTTTGATCCTATCCACAATGGACATCTACTAATTGGAAAACAGGCATATGAGGAGTACAATTTAGACCAAGTATGGTTTATGCCCTCCGGTCAGCCGCCTCATAAAACAGACCATATTGTGACTGAAGCAGATATACGGTGTGAAATGACTCAGCTGGCTATTCAAGGCTATGATTATTTTGTTTTTTCTGATTTTGAAGTGAAACGTTCTGGAAACAGCTATACCGCTCAGACATTAAAGCTTTTAAAGGAAATATATCCAGAACATGATTTTTGCTTTATTATCGGCGCAGATTCATTGTTTGAAATTGAATCATGGTATCATCCTCAGGAGGTTATGGAGCAGACTGTGCTGTTGGTTGCAGGAAGAGATTACGACGGTCCCCATAGAACTATGAAAAATCAGATTTTGTATTTAAAAGAAAAATATAATGCTAAAATTTATCGCCTTCATTCCAGAGAAATAGCTGTTTCCTCTGGAGAGCTAAGGGAAATTGCCGCTGCAGGAGGCTCTTTAAAACCTTATGTACCAGAACAGGTTTTTCATTATATTAAAACACACCATTTGTATGAGGAGGCATCATCACATGAATGA
- a CDS encoding ribosomal-processing cysteine protease Prp produces MIQVTILKDSENVYRGVRLSGHAGYAEEGFDIICSAVSALAINTVNSIEEFTEDMFSCETENEGGYLSFQLTGDVSAESRLLVKSLVLGITNIRESYGAEYINIRYKEV; encoded by the coding sequence ATGATTCAGGTTACTATTTTAAAAGATTCTGAGAATGTATATCGCGGCGTCCGGTTATCAGGACATGCCGGTTATGCTGAGGAAGGTTTTGACATCATTTGTTCTGCAGTATCAGCATTGGCAATTAATACAGTAAATTCTATAGAAGAATTTACAGAGGACATGTTCTCTTGTGAGACTGAAAATGAAGGTGGATATCTTTCCTTTCAATTGACAGGAGATGTCAGCGCAGAATCAAGGCTTCTGGTAAAGTCTTTGGTACTTGGAATAACAAATATCAGAGAAAGCTATGGAGCAGAATATATTAATATCCGATACAAGGAGGTGTAA
- a CDS encoding ribonuclease E/G, protein MNKLIVTRRQNKIMTAVCTDGKIGEISLEPEDGNSFLGYIYIGKVKNIVKNINAAFVEFAEGQTGYYSLTENKVHLFAAEPGRGKADSVPSFRPLKAGDEIIVQIARDSVKTKAPVLTSNLNFTGKYCVLTAGKKGIGFSSKINDSLWKQRVKQKIAENLEGSWGIIVRTNAYQAEEALVLQEFSDLKALCIKILQSASHRTWGSCLYQAPSAFTAAIRDSYTGFLDEIITDCDKIYKQLYQYMEQSQPEALRLLKFYDDPLLPLDKLYSLEEAVEKALSPKVWLKSGGYLVIEYTEALTVIDVNTGKYDGKKTLPETIMKINLEAAEEIGRQLRLRNLSGIIIVDFIDMSLEEDRNKLMKCLNEICARDQVKTTVVDITPLNLVEITRKKIRRPLHEQAGLH, encoded by the coding sequence TTGAATAAATTAATTGTAACAAGGCGGCAGAATAAAATAATGACTGCTGTCTGTACAGACGGAAAGATAGGAGAAATCTCTCTGGAGCCTGAGGACGGAAATTCTTTTCTGGGCTATATTTACATTGGCAAAGTAAAAAATATTGTTAAAAATATTAATGCTGCCTTTGTAGAATTTGCAGAGGGGCAGACAGGCTATTATAGCTTAACTGAAAATAAGGTACATCTGTTTGCCGCTGAGCCGGGCAGAGGGAAAGCAGACTCTGTCCCCTCCTTTCGGCCGTTAAAGGCAGGAGATGAAATTATTGTTCAGATTGCCAGGGACAGTGTAAAAACAAAGGCCCCGGTGCTGACTTCCAACTTAAATTTTACAGGGAAGTATTGTGTGCTGACAGCAGGAAAAAAAGGCATCGGCTTTTCTTCTAAAATTAATGATTCTCTTTGGAAACAAAGGGTAAAGCAAAAAATAGCTGAAAATCTGGAAGGTTCCTGGGGAATTATAGTCAGGACTAATGCATATCAGGCTGAAGAGGCGCTGGTGCTTCAAGAATTTTCTGATTTAAAAGCTTTGTGCATAAAGATTCTTCAAAGTGCTTCCCACAGAACATGGGGAAGCTGTTTATATCAGGCTCCGTCTGCTTTTACGGCAGCTATAAGAGACTCATACACAGGTTTTTTAGATGAAATTATAACAGACTGTGACAAGATATATAAGCAGCTTTATCAATATATGGAACAAAGCCAACCGGAGGCGCTGAGGCTTCTTAAATTTTATGATGATCCCTTACTTCCTTTAGATAAATTATATTCTCTGGAAGAGGCAGTTGAAAAAGCTCTTTCTCCAAAGGTATGGCTGAAATCAGGAGGGTATCTGGTTATTGAATATACAGAGGCTTTGACTGTAATAGATGTAAATACAGGTAAATATGACGGAAAAAAAACGCTTCCTGAGACGATTATGAAAATTAATTTGGAGGCTGCTGAAGAAATCGGCAGACAGCTTCGTCTGAGGAATTTATCAGGCATAATTATTGTAGATTTTATAGATATGAGTCTGGAGGAAGACAGAAACAAATTAATGAAATGTTTAAATGAAATCTGTGCCAGGGATCAGGTAAAGACAACGGTTGTAGATATCACTCCTTTGAATTTAGTGGAAATTACACGGAAGAAAATCAGACGTCCTTTACATGAGCAGGCAGGACTTCACTAG
- the yhbY gene encoding ribosome assembly RNA-binding protein YhbY yields MTSKQRAHLKGLAMTMDSIIQIGKGSVTPELTAAVAEALEARELIKLTVLKNCMDDEKNIAQILAERTHSQVVQVIGKKIVLYKPARDEKKRKIVLPE; encoded by the coding sequence ATGACCAGTAAACAAAGAGCCCATTTAAAGGGACTTGCAATGACTATGGATTCTATCATCCAAATTGGCAAAGGCAGCGTTACGCCAGAGCTTACAGCTGCAGTAGCAGAGGCTTTAGAGGCCAGAGAGCTGATTAAACTGACTGTTTTGAAAAATTGTATGGACGATGAAAAAAATATTGCTCAGATTCTGGCAGAGAGAACACACTCTCAGGTGGTTCAGGTAATAGGAAAAAAGATTGTGCTTTACAAACCGGCCAGGGATGAAAAGAAGCGCAAAATAGTACTTCCTGAATAA
- a CDS encoding TIGR03936 family radical SAM-associated protein, which produces MKIRIKFAKQGAMKFIGHLDVMRYFQKAIRRADVDIRYSEGFSPHQIMSFAAPLGVGLTSNGEYLDIDVHSTDSSREMVDRLNKAMVEGFQILSYRRLPEEAKNAMSLVETADYTLVFRDGYEPEDLEEFFQSLKSFYDQESIVVTKKTKKGERELDLKPLIYKMKWGEVQRESGKPCIFMRVSTGSSDNLKPEMVMEACFQFMGKELQPFTFQVQREEVYGPDFVPLEDFGAEIEADEVSNEMCI; this is translated from the coding sequence TTGAAAATAAGAATTAAGTTTGCAAAACAAGGCGCCATGAAGTTTATTGGCCATTTAGACGTTATGCGGTATTTTCAAAAGGCGATTCGCAGGGCAGATGTGGACATTCGTTATAGTGAAGGCTTCAGCCCTCATCAGATCATGTCCTTTGCAGCCCCTCTGGGAGTAGGTCTGACCAGCAATGGAGAATATTTAGACATTGATGTGCACAGCACAGACAGCTCAAGGGAAATGGTGGACAGGTTAAATAAGGCTATGGTGGAAGGCTTTCAGATTCTCAGTTACCGTCGGCTTCCTGAGGAAGCAAAGAACGCAATGTCCTTAGTGGAGACTGCAGATTATACTTTGGTTTTCAGGGACGGGTATGAACCAGAAGATTTAGAAGAGTTTTTCCAGTCATTGAAAAGCTTTTATGATCAGGAAAGTATTGTGGTTACAAAGAAAACAAAAAAAGGTGAAAGAGAACTGGACTTAAAGCCTCTGATTTATAAAATGAAATGGGGAGAGGTTCAGAGAGAATCAGGGAAGCCTTGTATATTTATGAGAGTATCCACAGGAAGTTCTGACAACTTAAAGCCGGAAATGGTGATGGAGGCTTGCTTTCAGTTTATGGGCAAGGAACTGCAGCCTTTTACCTTTCAGGTTCAGAGGGAAGAGGTGTACGGACCTGACTTTGTGCCTTTAGAGGATTTTGGAGCTGAGATTGAGGCAGATGAAGTCTCAAATGAAATGTGCATTTAG